The following coding sequences are from one Candidatus Cetobacterium colombiensis window:
- a CDS encoding molybdopterin oxidoreductase family protein codes for MKVQTTCSFCATGCSLEFEVDENKILSCKPVADYPVNKGLACIKGKNLAYQNSMEHRVTTPLLRDENGKMNPISWEEAYEIIGKKFKDINEKYGEGSLAFLSTGQIPLEEMALLGYVGRFGMGMEGDGNTRLCMATAAVAYNQSFGFDSPPYSWDDLMTTDLAIFIGANPAISHPVPWWRFRKENKNVELVVIDPRKTETANCAKTWISIKPKGDLYFLYALANYLIEEEYVDEKFAKENLNNFDEFKKFVKDYTLDGSREKCGIDKKVLIDLGEEIYKKDKVSFWWTMGVNQSFEATRTAEAITNICLLMKKIGKKGCGPNSLTGQCNAMGSRLYSAETCLFAGRKFDSEKDREFISNVLEIEKELIPKRATLAFNQIIEKVETKDIRGLWVIATNPVVSYPHNTTMENFNSKIDFLVVQDIYSDTETAKEADLFLPSATSLEKEGTFINTERRLGSVQKVVEPPEGIKSDYEIILEIGKVLGLDEKLKLDNWKTPEDAFNLMKKISEGMPCDITGVDYEKLKNSSGIQWPFKKDEILENDYRILFEDYNFYTENKKANLIFEKPQECPEIPDEKYPFTLITGRGAIGLWHTLTRTRNIPIVQHTYPNEDYILINKDDAEKLNLKDEDMVLVTSKNGSCNIKVKISDEMLKGQVFVSMHYEVANRLTDALYDPYSKEPSYKYATVSIKKI; via the coding sequence ATGAAGGTACAAACAACATGTAGTTTTTGTGCTACAGGATGTAGTTTAGAATTTGAAGTGGATGAAAATAAAATATTATCATGTAAGCCAGTAGCTGATTATCCAGTAAATAAAGGGTTAGCGTGTATAAAAGGGAAGAATTTAGCTTATCAAAATTCAATGGAACATAGAGTAACAACTCCCTTATTGAGAGATGAAAATGGGAAAATGAATCCAATATCTTGGGAAGAAGCTTATGAAATAATTGGAAAAAAATTTAAAGATATAAATGAAAAATATGGAGAAGGGTCATTGGCTTTTTTAAGTACAGGACAAATACCATTAGAGGAGATGGCTCTTTTAGGATATGTAGGAAGATTTGGAATGGGAATGGAAGGAGATGGAAATACAAGACTTTGCATGGCAACAGCAGCAGTAGCTTATAATCAATCTTTTGGATTTGATTCTCCACCATATTCATGGGATGATTTAATGACAACTGATTTAGCTATTTTCATAGGAGCTAATCCAGCTATAAGTCATCCAGTTCCTTGGTGGAGATTTAGAAAAGAAAATAAAAATGTGGAATTAGTTGTAATTGATCCTAGGAAAACAGAGACGGCAAATTGTGCTAAAACTTGGATTTCAATAAAACCAAAAGGAGATTTATATTTTTTATATGCATTGGCTAATTATCTAATAGAGGAAGAATATGTAGATGAAAAATTTGCTAAAGAAAACTTAAATAATTTTGATGAATTTAAAAAGTTTGTAAAAGATTATACATTAGATGGATCAAGGGAGAAGTGTGGTATTGATAAAAAAGTTTTAATAGATTTAGGAGAAGAGATTTATAAAAAAGATAAGGTTTCTTTTTGGTGGACAATGGGAGTAAATCAAAGTTTTGAAGCTACAAGAACAGCAGAAGCTATTACAAACATATGTCTTTTAATGAAAAAAATAGGAAAAAAAGGGTGTGGTCCAAATTCTTTAACAGGTCAATGTAATGCAATGGGATCAAGACTTTATAGTGCTGAAACTTGTCTTTTTGCAGGGAGAAAATTTGATTCTGAAAAAGATAGAGAGTTTATTAGTAATGTTTTAGAAATAGAAAAAGAGTTGATTCCTAAAAGGGCAACTTTAGCATTTAATCAAATTATAGAAAAAGTGGAAACTAAAGATATTAGAGGTCTTTGGGTAATTGCCACTAACCCTGTTGTATCTTATCCACATAATACAACAATGGAAAATTTTAATTCAAAGATAGATTTTTTAGTTGTCCAAGATATATATTCAGATACAGAAACAGCAAAAGAGGCAGATTTATTTTTACCTTCAGCAACTTCTTTAGAAAAAGAGGGAACATTTATAAATACAGAAAGAAGATTAGGAAGTGTTCAAAAAGTTGTCGAACCACCAGAAGGGATAAAATCAGATTATGAAATTATATTAGAGATAGGAAAAGTTTTAGGATTAGATGAAAAATTAAAGTTAGATAATTGGAAAACTCCAGAAGATGCATTTAATTTGATGAAGAAAATATCTGAAGGAATGCCTTGTGATATAACAGGGGTAGATTATGAAAAATTAAAAAACAGCAGTGGAATTCAGTGGCCTTTTAAAAAGGATGAAATTTTAGAAAATGATTATAGAATTTTATTTGAAGATTACAATTTTTATACAGAAAATAAAAAAGCAAATTTAATATTTGAAAAACCTCAAGAGTGTCCAGAAATTCCAGATGAAAAATATCCATTTACTCTTATAACAGGAAGAGGAGCAATAGGACTTTGGCATACACTAACAAGAACAAGAAATATTCCAATTGTGCAACATACGTATCCAAATGAAGATTATATATTGATAAATAAAGATGATGCAGAAAAATTAAATTTAAAAGATGAAGATATGGTTTTAGTTACATCTAAAAATGGAAGTTGTAATATAAAAGTTAAAATTAGTGATGAGATGTTAAAAGGACAAGTATTTGTATCTATGCACTATGAAGTAGCAAATAGATTAACAGATGCTTTATATGATCCTTATTCAAAAGAACCATCTTATAAATACGCAACTGTTTCAATAAAAAAGATATAA
- a CDS encoding L,D-transpeptidase codes for MFKFFTRKMVIPLFLLAVSSFSKAAIIEKELLYDKYTLPDTYIVKIGDNYTQRRGYDWNRISNILDGIDGFLSDGTLVGSLKNYKNVNGKPAAAMNMKSSPESDIYGVRRTQGIPLYSQGNLNKPERYAWDGSLVKILSKEGSFTKVQVKDIEGTWLIPNRYVETLSPRKFNKVVIINRNFQNVVTLERVGGIWKIRSKNPITTGKNKLPYSYATPLGTFVAQNKLRRMDYMKFGNENEPGGYAPYATRFSGGGYFHGFPVDLPRKDIIEYSNSLGSLPISHMCVRSSASHAQFVYNWGEVDKTLFIVIE; via the coding sequence ATGTTTAAATTTTTCACTAGAAAAATGGTAATACCATTGTTTTTATTAGCAGTGTCCTCTTTTTCTAAAGCAGCTATTATTGAAAAAGAGCTTTTGTACGATAAATATACTTTACCAGATACATATATTGTTAAAATTGGAGATAATTATACCCAAAGAAGAGGATATGATTGGAATAGAATTTCTAATATATTAGATGGAATTGATGGGTTTTTATCTGATGGAACTTTAGTTGGTAGTTTAAAAAACTACAAAAATGTAAATGGAAAACCTGCTGCTGCTATGAACATGAAATCCTCTCCTGAATCAGATATATATGGAGTAAGAAGAACTCAAGGAATTCCACTATATTCACAAGGTAATTTAAATAAACCTGAAAGATATGCTTGGGATGGTAGCTTAGTTAAAATTTTATCTAAAGAAGGAAGTTTTACCAAAGTGCAAGTTAAAGATATTGAAGGAACTTGGCTAATTCCAAATAGATATGTTGAAACTTTATCACCTCGTAAATTTAATAAAGTTGTAATTATAAATAGAAATTTTCAAAATGTAGTTACACTTGAAAGAGTTGGAGGAATTTGGAAAATTAGAAGTAAGAACCCTATTACTACAGGAAAAAATAAACTTCCATATAGTTATGCTACACCTTTAGGTACTTTCGTTGCTCAAAATAAATTGAGAAGAATGGACTATATGAAGTTTGGAAATGAAAATGAACCTGGTGGTTATGCTCCTTATGCAACAAGATTTTCTGGTGGTGGATATTTTCACGGTTTCCCAGTAGATTTACCTAGAAAAGATATTATAGAATACAGTAACTCTTTGGGTTCTTTACCTATTTCTCATATGTGCGTTAGATCTTCTGCTTCTCATGCTCAATTTGTTTACAATTGGGGAGAAGTAGACAAAACTCTTTTCATTGTTATAGAATAA
- a CDS encoding metallophosphoesterase family protein has translation MKILAVSDEATLEKYSPETLKEMFKDIELIVSCGDVSNRYLDYLFTVLNKELVYVNGNHIYAGDHDISFCKNLDSGENCTVKGIKIVGFDGSQRYSMGPHQYREKDVFFMVMKSYVKTMFKTVDLVISHSPVGGINEGDDPIHKGFNSYRKAIDLLKPKYWLHGHIHLKSHHEIQESQLENTKIINVFGYKVLDLDFS, from the coding sequence ATGAAAATATTAGCAGTTAGTGATGAAGCAACTTTAGAAAAATATTCTCCTGAAACTTTAAAAGAGATGTTTAAAGATATAGAGTTAATAGTATCTTGTGGGGATGTAAGCAATAGATATTTAGATTATCTTTTTACAGTTTTGAATAAGGAATTAGTTTATGTAAATGGTAATCATATTTATGCTGGAGATCATGATATAAGTTTTTGTAAAAATTTAGACTCTGGAGAAAATTGTACTGTAAAAGGTATAAAAATAGTTGGTTTTGATGGAAGTCAAAGATATTCCATGGGACCACATCAGTATAGAGAAAAAGATGTGTTTTTTATGGTGATGAAAAGTTATGTTAAAACAATGTTTAAAACAGTGGATTTAGTTATTAGTCACTCTCCTGTTGGAGGAATAAACGAGGGGGATGACCCAATTCATAAAGGATTTAATAGTTATAGAAAAGCTATAGATCTATTAAAGCCGAAATATTGGCTACATGGGCATATTCATTTAAAAAGTCACCATGAAATTCAAGAGAGTCAGCTAGAAAATACCAAAATAATAAATGTTTTTGGTTATAAAGTTTTGGACTTGGATTTTTCTTAG
- a CDS encoding glycogen/starch/alpha-glucan phosphorylase — protein MLIEKSLLKSKIENQVGVLFNKSIDEANEFEIYQGLSKALLETISKNWLETRKKYETGKQAFYFSAEFLMGRALGNNLINLGLDKEVKEILKEIGFDLNSVEATEEDAGLGNGGLGRLAACFMDSLVTLNLPGQGYGIKYKNGIFKQKIVDGFQVETPETWLRYGDVWTICRPCEEVVVEFGDGKVRAVPYDMPVIGYGTKNVNTLRLWEAKAMEELNLKAFNDQDYDEALKDVNAAEDISRILYPNDSTNEGKKLRLKQQYFFTSASLQDIIRKFKKIHGTDFEKLPEFVSIQLNDTHPVIAIPELMRILCDVEGLLWNDAWAIAQKTFAYTNHTILSEALEKWWIGLYEEVVPRIFQITQRIHFQFLDLLEEKFPKDKERRERMSIIQGNLIHMAWLAIYGSFATNGVAALHTDILKHIELKEWYELFPERFLNKTNGITQRRWLLEANPELSKLITELIGDKWITDFSQMKNLEKYVADEKVTDRFLEIKSEKKKQLAQFIEKTQGIKINPDSIFDIQIKRLHEYKRQLLNILHILDLYYRLKENPNMEIHPVTYIFGAKSAPGYMRAKGTIRLINEVAQIINNDPEIKDMIKVVFIENYNVSSAALLFPAADISEQISTAGKEASGTGNMKFMINGALTFGTLDGANVEIVEEAGIENNYIFGLKVEDIEELKKKGYDPHVPYEKTKGLKRVVDALIDGTLNDEGTGLYKELYDSLLKGASWHKPDQYFVLEDFEDFRKTQEKINKDFADRKVWAKKAWINISNGGKFSSDRTIEEYAKEIWKIASQKI, from the coding sequence ATGCTAATTGAAAAAAGTCTTTTAAAAAGTAAAATAGAAAATCAAGTGGGAGTTTTATTCAATAAAAGTATTGATGAAGCTAATGAGTTTGAAATTTACCAAGGATTAAGTAAAGCTTTGCTTGAAACTATATCAAAAAATTGGTTAGAAACTAGAAAAAAATATGAGACAGGGAAGCAGGCTTTCTATTTCTCAGCAGAATTTTTAATGGGAAGAGCCTTAGGAAATAATCTAATAAACTTAGGATTAGATAAAGAGGTAAAAGAAATATTAAAAGAGATAGGATTTGATTTAAACTCTGTTGAAGCTACAGAAGAGGATGCAGGTCTTGGAAATGGAGGATTGGGAAGACTTGCAGCATGCTTTATGGACTCTCTTGTAACTTTAAACTTGCCAGGACAAGGGTATGGAATAAAATACAAAAATGGAATTTTCAAACAAAAAATAGTTGATGGATTTCAAGTTGAAACTCCAGAAACATGGTTAAGATATGGTGATGTTTGGACTATATGTAGACCATGTGAAGAAGTTGTTGTAGAGTTTGGAGATGGGAAAGTTAGAGCAGTTCCTTATGATATGCCAGTTATTGGTTATGGAACAAAAAATGTTAATACTTTAAGACTTTGGGAAGCTAAAGCGATGGAAGAGTTAAATTTAAAAGCTTTTAATGATCAAGACTATGATGAAGCTTTAAAAGATGTGAATGCAGCAGAAGATATATCAAGAATTTTGTATCCAAACGATTCAACAAATGAAGGTAAAAAATTAAGATTAAAACAACAATACTTTTTTACATCGGCTTCATTACAAGATATAATTAGAAAGTTTAAAAAAATTCACGGAACAGACTTTGAAAAATTACCAGAATTTGTATCAATTCAATTGAATGATACACACCCTGTAATTGCTATTCCTGAACTTATGAGAATTTTATGTGATGTGGAAGGTCTTTTATGGAATGATGCTTGGGCTATTGCTCAAAAAACATTTGCTTATACAAACCATACAATATTATCAGAAGCTTTAGAAAAATGGTGGATTGGTCTATATGAAGAAGTAGTTCCAAGAATTTTCCAAATAACACAGAGAATTCACTTCCAATTTTTAGATCTTTTAGAGGAGAAATTCCCTAAAGATAAAGAAAGAAGAGAGAGAATGTCAATAATTCAAGGAAATTTAATTCATATGGCATGGCTTGCAATCTATGGATCGTTTGCAACTAATGGAGTTGCAGCTTTACATACAGATATATTAAAGCACATTGAATTAAAAGAGTGGTACGAGTTATTCCCAGAGAGATTTTTAAATAAAACAAATGGAATTACTCAAAGAAGATGGTTGTTAGAAGCAAATCCAGAGTTATCAAAACTTATAACAGAGCTTATTGGAGATAAATGGATTACGGATTTCTCTCAAATGAAAAACTTAGAGAAGTATGTAGCAGATGAAAAAGTAACAGATAGATTTTTAGAAATAAAATCTGAAAAGAAAAAACAGTTAGCTCAGTTTATAGAAAAGACACAGGGAATAAAGATAAATCCTGATTCTATATTTGACATACAAATTAAAAGACTTCACGAGTATAAAAGACAGCTTTTAAATATTTTACATATTTTAGACTTATACTATAGATTAAAAGAGAATCCAAATATGGAGATTCATCCAGTAACATATATATTTGGTGCAAAATCTGCTCCTGGATATATGAGAGCAAAAGGAACAATCAGATTGATAAATGAAGTTGCTCAAATTATAAATAATGATCCAGAGATAAAAGATATGATAAAAGTTGTATTTATAGAAAACTATAATGTATCTTCAGCAGCACTTTTATTCCCAGCAGCTGATATTTCAGAACAGATATCAACAGCAGGAAAAGAAGCCTCAGGAACAGGAAATATGAAGTTTATGATAAATGGTGCTTTAACATTTGGTACATTAGATGGTGCTAATGTGGAAATTGTAGAGGAAGCAGGAATAGAAAATAACTATATTTTTGGATTAAAGGTAGAAGATATTGAAGAGTTAAAGAAAAAAGGTTACGACCCACATGTTCCTTATGAAAAAACAAAAGGATTAAAAAGAGTTGTAGACGCTTTAATTGATGGGACTTTAAATGATGAAGGAACAGGACTTTATAAGGAACTGTATGATTCATTATTAAAAGGAGCTTCTTGGCATAAACCTGATCAATATTTTGTGCTAGAGGATTTTGAAGATTTTAGAAAAACACAAGAGAAAATAAATAAAGATTTTGCAGATAGAAAAGTATGGGCTAAAAAAGCTTGGATAAATATATCAAATGGTGGAAAATTCTCATCAGATAGAACGATAGAAGAATACGCTAAAGAAATTTGGAAAATTGCCTCTCAAAAAATCTAA
- a CDS encoding coiled-coil domain-containing protein produces MKNLFFLGALLSTLVITGCTSTSTTAVKGENSIVKEQGVKIYGVRDTTLRDYPLILKNNQISTDRFFMDITFNKDSIDVLVKNTSKEVIFINWSDAKYIGFNGKEQRLFDMNEKSKGFYNKALDFGLRPGESTSAKLVPVDNLKVLFGTSTNSQDIFINKSLFEGEGSAKDYARMIIPINLDSKKGPIITPNIYFGNNTNSKEVQQLLQVKANKKVVKTNTQETKELKNIKAENNKLTNEINSKDEIIRQLKEKARLKAELEKKELEIQELMKKLNEN; encoded by the coding sequence ATGAAAAATCTATTTTTTTTAGGAGCTTTATTATCAACACTTGTAATAACAGGATGTACATCAACATCTACAACAGCTGTAAAGGGAGAAAATTCCATAGTAAAAGAGCAAGGTGTAAAAATTTATGGTGTAAGGGATACCACATTAAGAGATTATCCGTTAATTTTAAAAAACAATCAAATATCTACAGATAGATTCTTTATGGATATTACTTTTAATAAAGATAGTATAGATGTTTTAGTAAAGAATACATCAAAAGAGGTTATATTTATAAATTGGTCAGATGCTAAATATATCGGTTTCAATGGGAAAGAGCAAAGACTTTTTGATATGAATGAAAAATCTAAAGGATTTTATAATAAAGCTTTAGACTTTGGATTAAGACCTGGAGAATCAACTTCAGCTAAGTTAGTTCCAGTAGATAATTTAAAAGTTTTATTTGGAACTTCAACAAATTCTCAAGATATATTTATAAACAAATCTTTATTTGAAGGGGAAGGTTCAGCAAAAGATTATGCAAGGATGATTATTCCTATAAATTTAGATTCTAAAAAAGGACCAATTATAACACCAAATATATACTTTGGAAATAATACAAATTCAAAAGAAGTACAACAACTATTACAAGTTAAAGCAAATAAAAAAGTAGTTAAAACTAACACTCAAGAAACAAAAGAGCTAAAAAATATAAAAGCTGAGAATAATAAATTAACTAATGAGATAAATAGCAAAGATGAAATAATCAGACAATTAAAAGAAAAAGCTAGATTAAAAGCAGAATTAGAGAAAAAGGAATTAGAGATTCAAGAACTTATGAAAAAATTAAATGAAAATTAA
- a CDS encoding TrmB family transcriptional regulator: MIENERILENLEKIGFGRKEAEVFLELIKNPGANGSQVAKALGYPRTTVYQNLDILQKKGYINSYLDKEITLYETIDLNELFESYKKDVNTATRFLKDELNKVEISGKQKQFYNLNSFEDVKEKIRNILKKAEKIVYINTNLDLFEFEKEFKKLKEKGVRVILFSFNSIDYMSLGLETYIRDSFNSNVTDSEKRIMMAVDLSTAIIASNYEGEFCGTYSENKLLVNIVTEHIKNDIHLMKLEDTFGKGINKIMTLDF, encoded by the coding sequence TTGATAGAAAACGAAAGAATTTTAGAAAATTTAGAAAAAATAGGTTTTGGTAGAAAAGAAGCAGAGGTATTTTTAGAATTAATAAAAAATCCAGGAGCTAACGGTTCTCAAGTCGCTAAGGCTCTTGGATATCCAAGAACGACAGTTTACCAAAATTTAGATATTTTACAAAAGAAAGGTTATATAAATTCTTATTTAGATAAAGAGATAACTTTATATGAAACTATAGATTTAAATGAACTTTTTGAAAGTTATAAAAAAGATGTAAATACAGCCACAAGATTTTTAAAAGATGAGTTAAATAAAGTAGAGATAAGTGGTAAACAAAAACAATTTTATAACTTAAACTCTTTTGAAGATGTAAAAGAAAAAATTAGAAATATATTAAAAAAAGCAGAAAAAATTGTTTATATAAATACTAATTTAGATCTTTTCGAATTTGAAAAAGAGTTTAAAAAATTAAAAGAAAAAGGAGTTAGAGTAATACTATTTAGTTTTAATTCAATTGATTATATGAGCCTAGGATTGGAAACATATATAAGAGATAGTTTTAATTCTAATGTAACTGATTCTGAAAAAAGAATAATGATGGCAGTTGATTTATCAACAGCAATAATAGCTAGTAATTACGAAGGTGAATTTTGTGGAACTTATTCAGAAAATAAACTTTTGGTAAATATAGTAACAGAGCATATAAAAAATGATATCCATTTAATGAAGTTAGAAGATACTTTCGGTAAGGGTATTAATAAAATAATGACATTAGATTTTTAA
- a CDS encoding sugar ABC transporter permease has translation MIEKNIHFEKNDSWKKIIGIYVILIIFCAITLYPLLNVLSVALRPGDQLFSTSLRIIPADATLDNFRKALFETDLLIWLKNSLIVSSLTAIIGVFISITAGYAFSRFSFWGRKVGMMTFLVTQMFPAPMLLLPMFIILVKLKLMNSFLGLLIPYVAVSVPFSVWMLKGYFDTIPKSLEESAYIDGCKVWQVMYKIVLPVSTPALAITGLFSFMTAWSEFVIARIILTSAEKLTLPVGLVNLQGSFSAEWGTYSAAALITSVPVIILFISLSRYLVGGLTVGGVKE, from the coding sequence ATGATAGAAAAAAATATTCATTTTGAAAAAAATGATAGTTGGAAGAAAATAATTGGAATATACGTAATATTAATAATATTTTGTGCGATAACTTTATATCCTTTACTAAATGTTTTATCTGTAGCACTTAGACCTGGAGATCAACTGTTTTCAACAAGTTTAAGAATAATTCCAGCAGATGCAACTTTAGACAATTTTAGAAAAGCTCTATTTGAAACAGATTTATTGATTTGGTTAAAAAATTCATTAATTGTTTCTAGTTTAACAGCTATAATAGGTGTTTTTATATCAATAACAGCAGGGTATGCTTTTTCTAGATTCTCTTTCTGGGGAAGAAAAGTTGGAATGATGACATTTTTAGTAACACAGATGTTCCCAGCACCAATGCTTTTACTACCAATGTTTATAATTTTAGTTAAATTAAAATTAATGAATAGTTTTTTAGGATTATTAATTCCTTATGTGGCAGTATCAGTTCCTTTCTCTGTGTGGATGTTAAAAGGTTATTTTGACACTATTCCAAAATCTCTAGAAGAAAGTGCATATATTGATGGTTGCAAAGTATGGCAAGTTATGTATAAAATAGTGTTACCAGTTTCAACTCCAGCTTTAGCAATAACAGGGCTATTTTCTTTTATGACAGCATGGTCGGAGTTTGTAATAGCAAGAATAATATTAACATCAGCAGAAAAATTGACTTTACCAGTTGGATTAGTTAACCTTCAAGGATCATTTAGTGCAGAATGGGGAACATATTCAGCAGCGGCATTGATAACAAGTGTACCAGTAATAATACTATTCATTAGTCTATCGAGATATCTTGTAGGAGGTTTAACTGTTGGAGGAGTTAAAGAGTAG
- a CDS encoding carbohydrate ABC transporter permease: MSGKGRLVGKNTPYLFIAPAFIVMAIMVFYPLGYGFWLSLTNMSLRTFKNPGFVGLQNYIRVFQDPEVLSTFIRTIIWTFVNVFFHVTIGLFLAILLNRKLPGKSILRVFLIIPWAMPQYIAALTWKGMFNQNFGAINLMLGWFGIENLPWLSDPQLTFYAAIITNIWLGFPFMMMISLGGLQSISADLYEAADIDGASPWRKFKDITLPLLKPTLTPAIILGTIWTFNMLNIIIILAGGYGNKETQILVTDVYRLAFNFYRYGFAAAYSVLIFAFLLIFSIIYVKKSNIFKEESI, encoded by the coding sequence ATGAGTGGAAAAGGAAGACTAGTAGGTAAAAATACCCCGTATTTATTCATAGCACCAGCATTTATAGTTATGGCTATAATGGTTTTTTATCCTCTAGGATATGGGTTTTGGTTATCTCTTACAAATATGAGTTTAAGAACATTTAAAAATCCTGGTTTTGTAGGTTTACAAAACTATATTAGAGTATTTCAAGATCCAGAGGTTTTATCAACATTTATAAGAACTATAATTTGGACTTTTGTAAACGTATTTTTTCATGTGACGATTGGATTATTTTTAGCTATATTATTAAATAGAAAACTTCCAGGAAAGTCAATTTTAAGAGTTTTTCTTATAATTCCTTGGGCGATGCCTCAATATATAGCAGCCCTTACTTGGAAAGGTATGTTTAATCAAAATTTTGGAGCTATCAATTTAATGTTAGGATGGTTTGGAATAGAAAATCTTCCTTGGTTAAGTGATCCTCAATTAACATTCTATGCAGCAATTATAACAAATATTTGGCTTGGATTTCCTTTTATGATGATGATCTCTTTAGGTGGATTACAATCAATATCAGCTGATTTGTATGAAGCAGCAGATATTGATGGTGCAAGTCCTTGGAGAAAATTTAAGGATATAACATTACCTCTTTTAAAGCCAACATTGACACCAGCAATAATTTTAGGAACAATTTGGACATTCAATATGTTAAATATCATAATTATCTTAGCTGGAGGATATGGAAATAAAGAAACTCAAATATTGGTAACAGATGTTTATAGATTGGCGTTTAATTTCTATAGATATGGATTTGCAGCAGCATATTCAGTACTTATATTTGCTTTCTTATTGATTTTCTCTATAATTTACGTAAAGAAAAGTAATATTTTTAAGGAGGAGTCAATATGA
- a CDS encoding sugar ABC transporter substrate-binding protein, with amino-acid sequence MRNTLKKPLLMLAAGTLFSTIALGKATEITLWEQMEPAVRPTYIKIVDEFMKKNPDVKVNVVHYSNEDLRTQFQNASLAGQGPDVVYGPNDNIGIFMVSDLIKPIDKVVSKDLIKKFNEGALKSGMYDNQLYLLPEFLGNQIALLYNKDLVKTAPKTWEEFVEVAKANRSVNPKDKADSKYGFLYNEKEPFWFVGFYSGFGGEIFDAKNNPTLDNKAMVDALTFVKDIRTKYELGEAGMDYDIASQLFKQKKAAMILNGAWSWKEYEDAGINLGVAPMPIPSKNGYALFTNASKGYSLSENTSDKKTEALNKFFDYIFSPEINAEISLNQSQAPGIEAARELPQVKNDKLMQDSIETIKYTVPMPVVPEMRAIWDAVRPNLEAVLNGNMTPEDAAKKMQKDAEEGIKIIKGE; translated from the coding sequence ATGAGAAACACTTTAAAAAAACCGCTATTAATGCTAGCGGCAGGAACATTATTTTCAACAATAGCTTTAGGAAAAGCCACTGAAATAACACTGTGGGAACAAATGGAGCCAGCAGTAAGACCTACTTATATAAAAATAGTAGATGAGTTTATGAAAAAAAATCCAGATGTAAAAGTAAATGTAGTTCACTATTCAAATGAAGATTTAAGAACACAGTTTCAAAATGCATCGCTAGCAGGACAAGGTCCAGATGTAGTTTATGGTCCAAATGACAATATAGGTATATTTATGGTTTCTGACTTAATTAAACCTATTGATAAAGTTGTATCGAAAGATTTAATTAAGAAATTTAATGAAGGGGCTTTAAAAAGTGGTATGTATGATAATCAATTATATTTATTACCTGAATTCTTAGGAAATCAAATTGCTCTTTTATATAATAAAGATTTAGTAAAAACTGCACCTAAAACTTGGGAAGAGTTTGTAGAAGTTGCAAAAGCAAATAGATCAGTAAATCCAAAAGATAAAGCAGATTCTAAATATGGATTCTTATATAATGAAAAAGAACCATTCTGGTTCGTAGGATTCTATAGTGGATTTGGAGGAGAAATTTTTGATGCTAAAAATAATCCTACTTTAGATAATAAAGCTATGGTAGACGCTTTAACTTTTGTAAAAGATATAAGAACTAAGTATGAATTAGGAGAAGCTGGAATGGATTATGATATCGCTTCTCAATTATTTAAACAAAAGAAAGCAGCTATGATATTAAATGGTGCTTGGTCTTGGAAAGAATATGAGGATGCAGGAATAAACTTAGGAGTTGCTCCAATGCCTATTCCATCAAAAAATGGTTATGCACTATTTACAAATGCATCTAAGGGATATTCATTATCAGAAAATACATCAGATAAGAAAACAGAAGCTTTAAATAAATTCTTTGATTATATTTTCTCTCCAGAAATTAATGCAGAGATCTCTTTAAATCAATCGCAAGCTCCAGGAATAGAAGCTGCAAGAGAGTTACCTCAAGTTAAAAATGATAAATTAATGCAAGATTCAATTGAAACAATAAAATATACAGTACCAATGCCAGTTGTACCAGAAATGAGAGCAATTTGGGATGCTGTAAGACCAAACTTAGAAGCTGTTTTAAATGGAAATATGACTCCAGAAGATGCAGCTAAAAAGATGCAAAAAGATGCTGAAGAAGGAATCAAAATAATAAAAGGTGAGTAA